The genomic DNA TCCGGGTTGATCACCTGGCCGCAATCGACCGCGCAGACGATACGCTCGGTCTTGAACCTGCCGTTCCCGTCGAGGCTGACTTCGGCGACCATCGCCGCGAAGCTGCCGAAATCCTCGGCAACCGCGATACCCCGCCCCCTGCCCTTGGCAAGCGGGGTCGACCAGCCGGCCTTCTCGGCTGCAAGGTCGAGCGCGCCGAGCAGCCGCGGCTTGTGCTGCAGCAGCCGCCGCCGGTATTCGAGCGGATCGATGCCCGCCAGTTCCGCCAGTTCGTCGATTCCGCATTCGACCGGGGGAATGTTGCGGGTGGCGCCGACACCACGCCAGTTACCGGTGAGCATGCCATCCGGCGCCTCCTGGCGGGCAAAATCGGTCTGCCTGTTTTCGATCGCATAGGGCGTTTCGGCCCCCGCCATCTGGTCGAGGTCGACACCGTCCTTGGTAAAGCCCGGGAACCAGCGCGCCATGACCGACGGGCCGATGACCCGGTGCCGCCAGGAGACCGGCATGCCGTCGGCCCCGAGCGTCGCCGTCACCTTGCTGTAGTTGAGGTAACGATAGCAGTCGTGACGGATGTCCTCCTCCCGGCTCCAGGTCACTTTCACCGGGCCCTTCACCTGCTTGGCGATCTTCGTCGCGAGGATCACGCCGTCGACATCGAGCCTGCGGCCAAAGCCGCCGCCGAGCAAGTGGTTGTGCACCACCACCTTTTCGACCGGCAGGCCGGTAACGTCGGCCGCCGCCTGCCGTGCCCGGCTCATGATCTGCGTCCCCACCCAGACCTCGCAGCCATCGGGGCGCACATGCACGGTGCAATTCATCGGCTCCATGGCGGAATGGGTCAGGATCGGCATGCGGTAGACGAATTCGTGCACCGGCCCATGCTCGGCCTCGGCCTTGGCGACATCGCCTTCGCTGACATGCGGCAGGGCCTTGCCGTCGATCGCCGCATCCATGAGGTGCTCGAGTTCGGCTTGCGAAACCGAGGCGCTCGGCCCCGGATCCCATTCGATCGAAAGGGCCGCGAGCCCCTTCCGCGCAGCGCCGGTATTGTTGGCGACGACCGCGACGGCCTCCTCGATGCGGACCACCTGGCTGACGCCCTTGATCGCCATGGCCGGGGCCTCGTCGACTGAGCGCAGCTTGCCGTTGAAGTGCGGACAGATCGCGATCGCCGCATAGGAGACGCCATCCGGGCGGGCATCGATGCCGAATTTCGCCGTGCCGTTCACCTTCTCCGGGCTGTCGAGACGATGCATCGGCTTGCCGATCACCCGGTAGCTGGACGCCGGCTTCAGCGGCACCTCCTGCGGCGCGACTTCAGAGGCCGCAGCCGCAATCAGGCTGCCATAGGCGGCGCGCCGGCTGCCGGCGGTCTCGACCACATGTCCCGCCTCGGCCTTGCAGGCGTCCGGCGAAACGCCCCAGTCGCGCGCCGCAGCGCCGATGAGCATGATGCGGGCCGCCGCACCCGCCTTGCGCATCTGCTCGTAGACACCGCGGATCGCAAAGGAACCGCCGGTGATCTGGTCGCCCAGCAGCGGATTGGCATATTGCTTGGGGTCGGCCGGCGCATGTTCCAGCACCACCTGGTCGAGCCCGACCTCCAGCTCTTCGGCAAGCATCATCGCGACCGCCGTATAGATGCCCTGCCCCATTTCCACCGAGGGCATGACGAAGGTGATCTTGCCTTCCTGGGGAATGCGGATGAAGGCGTTCGGCGAAAAGGGCTCGCCCGCTGCGACGGCCGCCTGCGGCCTGAAGCCGATCACCAGCCCCGCGCCGGTCAGCGATGCGCCGATCAGAAGCTGGCGGCGCGATAAGGAAAGGTTCGTTCTGTCGAAGATGGACATGGCATCACCCCCGCGCCGCAAGCTTGATGGCTGCACGAATGCGCGGATAGGTGCCGCATCGACAGATGTTTCCGGCCATGACCGCATCGATGTCGTCGTCGGTCGGCGTGGGATTGGCGGCAATGAGCGCGGTCGCCGACATGATCTGCCCGGATTGACAGTAGCCGCACTGCACCACGTCGATGTCGAGCCAGGCCTGCTGCACCCGTTTGCCCTCTGGCGTGTCGCCGATGGCCTCGATCGTGGTGATCGGTTTCTCCGCCGCCTCTGACACCGGCATCACGCAGGAGCGCGCCGCCTGCCCGTCGACATGGACCGTGCAGGCGCCGCACATGGCGATGCCGCAGCCGAATTTGGTTCCGGTAAGCCCTATCGTGTCGCGCAGGACCCAGAGCAGAGGGATATCGCCGTCCACATCGACGGCATAGCTCTTTCCATTGACCGTGAGGTTGTAAGGCATGCGACCATCGGCCCCTCAGGGCCGCTCCCCTGTACATGCGAAGGCGCGAAAATACCAACAAGGCGGACGATCGGCCAAATTACATTCTTGTGAGGTCCCGTCGGGAAAATCCCTCCGCCGCCGCCGCCGGACGCCATGCGTAGAGGAACGAGCGCTGCTGAAACGAAATCGGGATGCGCCGCGGCTGGTGACCAGCTCAGGCACATCCCGGTGATATCAATAGGTTTTTTTAAGCCGAAATCAGAGGAGATTGGTCTCGACGTCGATGTTGCCGCGCACTGCCTTGGAGTAAGGGCAGATATCATGGGCGGCGTGGATGATGTCGTGCGCAACGTCGCGGTCGAGACCATCCAGGCGAACGTTCAGGCGGGCACGCAGGAAATAGGAGCCGTCGTTGACGTTGAGATCGATCTCGGTATCGACCTGCGGCCCGGCCGGGAGCTTCACCTTGCGCTGCAGCGCTGCGAGCTCGATCGCGCCCAGGTAACAGGCCGACCAGGCGGCGCCGAACAGGTTTTCCGCGGCCGGATGCGGCTGGGTGAGCTTGAGTTCCAAAGTGCCGTCTTGGCTGATGGTGCCGCCGTCGCGGCCGCTGGTGTTGTGGGTCTTGCCGGTGAAAAGAAGCTTCTCGGTCATGTCATTTCCTCTCTGTTTGATTTTTTATCGGATCCGATTTAATCGGATGCGATGTTTATAGATGAAGCGTGAAGTACCGTCAACACCATTGCGATTTAATCGGATACGATTTATATTAAGTGCAGACAACGAAAAGGAAAAAAGATTCCCATGTCCACGTCCAAGACTGCCAAGGACCCTGGCACTGCATCGGCCAAGGGCGGCAAGAAGCTTTCGAACTTCCTGTGCTTTGCGATCTACTCGGCAAATCTTGCCTTCGGCCGCGCCTATAAGCCCCTGCTCGACAAGCTGGGCCTCACCTATACCCAATACGTGACCCTCGTGGCGCTGTCGGAAGAGGACGACCAGACGGTGAGCACGCTTGGTGAAAAGCTCTTTCTGGAATCGAACACGCTGACGCCGATCCTGAAGAAGCTCGAGGCTGACGGTTACCTTCAGCGTCGCCGCGATCCCGCAGACGAACGCCAGGTGCGGCTGACGCTGACGCCGGCCGGCCAGGCGGTGGTGGATGCCGAGCCGGGTGCTGCGCTGACCGACGTGATCGGCCTCGGTGACGACTTTGAGACGGTGCAGCGGTCGGTGGCAAAGCTGCGCGACAACCTGCTAGGCGCTGGTCAGCCCGGAAACCGGAAATAGTGAAGGTCGCTGAAACGCCCGCCTGCCGCTGCCGCGATTATCGCTCGCGCAAAGGCCGGCACGGCGATTGGAGCGGCCAGCATCACGCGCAAGGGCGGCTCTCCGCCGCCCTTGCCGCTTGGCCGGATCAGGCACTCAAGCGCTCACGCGGCACCATCATTTCCGCCGCTTTGGCGTAACCGCCGTCCATGCCGTCGAGAAAATGCAAGTGCGCATCCGGTCGCGCCGACGGCACAAGGCAGGTCATCAGCGCGTGGCTCTGCCGGTGCAGCCCGAAGATCACCTCGCCGCGCGCCTTGGCGGCCGCAAGGATCGCCTCGATGCGGTCGATCTGCTCCGTCGTGCAATCCACCGTCAGGCGCAGGCCGTCGTCATATTTGCGAAAATCGGAACTGGCGGCCACTCCCGCCCAGCGCTCGGGCGCAACCCGCACCCGCGCGTCCTTCGGCACACCCATTTCCTCAGGCAGAGGATGCGACTGCCGCGGCCCTTGATCGAAGACAGCGATCACCGCGCGCGCCACGGCGGCAAAGCGCTCGGGCGTCACGTCGTCGGCGGGTTCGGCCAGCAGCGACAGGATCTGCCCCTGCCGGCTTGGAAACGGCCGCCATTCGCAGGCAAGGCCGGTCAGATCCGGTTCGGCTCCATGGCTTTCCGGCGAAAGCAGGTAACGCCCCTCTTTCAACTGCCGCTCCGCCCACTTAAGCCCACCGCCGGCAAACATCGCATAGGTCGCGTTTTCCGATGCGGCATAGCGGGCGATGCGCACATCCTGGCCATGGTCCCTGATATCCCGGACCGTCAGCAGGCCGACGCGCAAATCGAGACCAAACCGGTCCCTTGCGAAGGCGGCGAGCTGCCGCAGCGCCGAAGCTGCCATTGCCGCGCCACCGGGCGCCAGCGCAAAGGCCGCGCCATCGCCGCGAAACACGAAGGGAAAATCGAAATCGCCGCGCGCATTGCCGATGGCGGCAATCGCCGAAGCGCCGACATAGTTGACGTCCTCGTAGCGCCCGGCCCGGATCGCGCCGGTGGAATTCACGACGTCGGTGATGCCGATCAGCCAGTCATCCGGCAGCGGCTCGTAGACATCGGGATCGAGCACGCGGGAAAACTCGCGATAGGCGCGAACGGGCGTAGCGTCACCAGTGTTGTGCATGTCCATTCTCCGTACCGACGAACCGAGGAAACCTCTTGGCCGCCTGCCTCCGGCAAGCGCCTCCGATCATCCGGCACCGCCAAATTAGATCGGACGCGATATAAATACCGAGCAACAGCGGAATGTCAAGATGACACTATTAAATCGGATACGATAATAATGGCCACGAATCCACGCGATCAAGCCGAAACGCTAAAGGTCAGGAAATCGCCACGACCTCGAGCTCCTGGTCGCCGACCGTGACGAGGTCGCCCACTGCCTTGCCCATGAGGATGCGTGCCACCGGCGAGACATAGGAGATCGATCCCGCCTTGGGGTCTGCCTCGTCCTCGCCGACGATCCGGTATTTTTGTACCCGCCCGTCGTCCCGGCTGAAGGTCACCGTGCTGCCAAAGGCGACGATCTCGTTGGAGGCAGGTTCGGGCATCAGCTGTGCGGTGCGCAGCCGTTCGGAGAGATAGCGCACGTCCCGCAAGGGTCCCGCCTGCTGCCGCCGCTTTTCGTTCACGTCGTCGATCGTGGCTGCCGCTTCATAGGCGACCCGCGCCTCCTGCATCTGCGCCTCCAGCGCCGTCAGCCCCGCCTTTGTCACCAGGTTCGGATGCGACGAAACCGCCCGGTCCGGCAGCAACGTTTCGGCGGCGGTTTCGGCACTTTCTTCCTTGGTGAAGGCAACGCTCAATCTTCAAAACTCCGTATCGCGGGCAAGAGGCCGGCTTCATATCGGCCCCGGACCGGCCTATCAACACTATAAGCCGCTTGCCCGCCCGCCGGCCACCGGAATGTCCACCTGCTGCCGCGTGGCCGAAGCCGGGCCGCGATTGCACCACGCGTGCATCCTGCCCTCTCCTAGTCGCCGCCGGAGACCACCAGCTTTTGCTTCGCGCCGCCGCCCGAACGCGCGATCGCATCCACCACCCGCACACGGAACTCCGCGGGTTCGGCTTCCACCGCCTCGAGTGCCGCACGCACGCCCAGTTCGACGGCAGCGTGGACGGCGGCCGCATCGGCGCCTTCAAACACGGCGATCGCGATTTCCAGACCATCCGGCAGTTGCACGAACTGGAATTGCCGCACCCCGGCCGCACCCGTCAGCGGCGAGCGAAGCCGGTGGGCGTGCACATTGACCGTCCCACCACCACGCCTGGGCAGCCGCAGCGTCTCTTCCCTCCGCCCGGCAATCGACCCGATCCGCCAGAACGGCAGGCCGCAGCGGCACGGCTCGGTCGCCATCGCCACGATGTCGGAGATCTCGTAGCGCACCAGCGGCAGCGCGCGATTGGCAAGGGTCGTCACCAGCAGCTTCGCGCCCTCCACGCCGTCGGGTACCGGGCGGTCGTCTCCGTCCACCACCTCGAAGACGAAGCTGTCCTCGGCGAGATGCAGCCCGTCGCCAAGCAAGCATTCGTGGCCCATGGGTCCCGCCTCGGTGCAGACATAGCTGTCGGCGATGGCCGCCTGCCAGGTCTCGGCCGCAAGCTCGCGCACCTCCTCCGTCAGCGTCTCGGCGCTGGTTCGGAAAAGCCGCGGCCTGATCTTCAGCCGCCCCGCCTGCTGCTCGCCCACCAGGACACGCACGAAGGACGGATAGGTCGAGATCACCTCGGGCTGGTTCAGGTTGAGGCCCTCCACGATCTCCTCGATCGGCATCAGCACGTTGAACCGGGGCGCCGGCGGCCTCAACGCCCGAAGCTCCACGCCGATATGGTAGGAAATATGGACCGGCGACGAGGCGAATATGGCAACACTGCGCGTCGTCTCGTCGATGCCGACGATCGCCTGGAAACGCACCATGTTGGCGATGGCCGATAGCCAGGCTGCGGGATCGAAGACCGCGACCCCACGCTCGCCGGTCGTGCCGCCCGTGGCAACGGCTCTGTATTCACCAAGCAGAAGCGAGCCGGAAGACTGTCCGCCGAGATGCCCCTCGACCAGTTGCCGGCTCAGCCTCGGGTCGGTAACGATCCGGTCGAAATTCTCCATAAGCGCCCGCTTCGTCAGCACGGGCAGATCCTTGAGTGCGGCCCCCTGCGCCAAGCGGTCGCCAATGGTTTCGCGATAGTAGGGTGACGCATTGACCGCATGCTTCAGGGCGGATTGCAGCGCGCCGCCTTGAAACGATCGCAACTGCACCCGCGACCATTCCGAGCGCAGCAGACGCTCCTGTGCCGCCTTCAGCAGAAGGTCGCGATCGAGCGTCGGAGACGCGGCGGTGACTGGCGACATCGGATCAATCCTCGTGTCCTGCTTCAGCCTGGAACCGCGCCAACAGCAACCGGGCACGGTCAAAATGTCGGCATGCGGACGAACCGTCGCTCCGGCAGATGGAGCCGGAGCCCCTTGCCGCGGAAAGCGGAATCGGCCCGCCTGCCCGCTGCAACCGGGATTTGCGGCGAAACGTCCAATTGCACCTCAGGGCCTTGATTGTATCGCGAAAGCGGGGATCTATGCGGCTGCAACGCGAAAAAGCCGCCCCGCCCCAGTCTCGACGCAGGGCGACCAGGCTTCGGCCGGATTCGTCGCGGCGCGATCAGGAGGAGAAAAGCAATTGGCCGAGCCGTTTGTCGTCTACGGAGCCTCAGGCTCAGGATCGGTTCCGATCGAGGCCGTTTTGAGCCTCATCGGCGTGCCCTACCGCGTCGAGGAACACGCCCCCTGGGAAGGAAAGCAGGAGGCGGACAGGCTGGCGCGCATCAATCCCCTGCGCCAGGTTCCGGCCCTCGCACTCCCGACCGGCGAACTGATGACCGAAAGCGCCGCGATCCTGCTCTGGCTTGCCGACGCACACCCTCAGAGCCGTCTGGCCCCGGCGATAACCGACCCAAAACGGCCGGCGTTTCTCCGATGGATGACCTTCGTATCCGCCGCCATCTACGCGCTCTACTGGATCACCGACGACCCGTCCCGCATCGCCGAACGGGAAGAGGACCACGCAACCGTCAAGGCCCGCGTGTTCGACCGCGTCGCCCATTGCTGGCAGCGAATGGGCGCGGAACTGCAACCGGGCAAATACCTTCTCGGCGATGAACTGTCGGTCCTCGACCTCTACGTCGCCACCGCCTCGCGCTGGTCACCCGGCCGCCGCCGCTTCTACGAGGTCGCCCCGACCCTTGCCGACATCGTCCGCCGCGTCGATACCGATCCGAAGCTCGCGACGCTCTGGGCGGAACGCTTTCCGTTTACCGAGGGCTGGGAGCGTTGAGGGCAGGAAACCTCGTTGATGTCGTCGCTGCAGCCGCAGCGCGATGGACATCCGGCCGATCGCTCAGAGCGGCATTCTGCCCTCCACGATGGCCCTGAAATAGGCCACGCCGAAAGGAATGGCATCGTCATTGAAATCGAACCGCGCGTCATGCACCGACGCGCTGTCGCCATTACCGATCAGCATGATGTTGCCGGGGCGCGCTTCGAGCATGAAGGCAAAGTCCTCCGAGCCCATCAGCGGCTCCAGGGCGTCGTTGACGTGCGCGTCTCCGACCAGGGATCGCGCCACGCTGACGGCAAAGGCGGTCTCTCTTCCATGGTTCACGGTCGGCGGAAACATGCGTTTGTAGGTGACCGTGGCGCTGGCTCCGTAGGCCTCGGCAATCCGTTGCGCGATGGAGGTAACGCGCGCCTCTATCAGGTCTCTCGTGCCGGGATCGTAGGTCCTGGCCGTCCCGCCCATCTCGGCCGATTGGGGGATGACGTTGCCGGCCTTGCCTCCTGCCATCCAGCCGACCGTGACCACGGCGCACTGACGCGGATGGACGTTGCGGGAGACGATCGTCTGCAAGGCCAGAAGTACATTGGCGCCGACCACCAGCGGATCGACGCTGACGTGCGGGGAAGCGCCATGTGCGCCCTTGCCGTCGATCCTGA from Ensifer adhaerens includes the following:
- a CDS encoding xanthine dehydrogenase family protein molybdopterin-binding subunit, whose protein sequence is MSIFDRTNLSLSRRQLLIGASLTGAGLVIGFRPQAAVAAGEPFSPNAFIRIPQEGKITFVMPSVEMGQGIYTAVAMMLAEELEVGLDQVVLEHAPADPKQYANPLLGDQITGGSFAIRGVYEQMRKAGAAARIMLIGAAARDWGVSPDACKAEAGHVVETAGSRRAAYGSLIAAAASEVAPQEVPLKPASSYRVIGKPMHRLDSPEKVNGTAKFGIDARPDGVSYAAIAICPHFNGKLRSVDEAPAMAIKGVSQVVRIEEAVAVVANNTGAARKGLAALSIEWDPGPSASVSQAELEHLMDAAIDGKALPHVSEGDVAKAEAEHGPVHEFVYRMPILTHSAMEPMNCTVHVRPDGCEVWVGTQIMSRARQAAADVTGLPVEKVVVHNHLLGGGFGRRLDVDGVILATKIAKQVKGPVKVTWSREEDIRHDCYRYLNYSKVTATLGADGMPVSWRHRVIGPSVMARWFPGFTKDGVDLDQMAGAETPYAIENRQTDFARQEAPDGMLTGNWRGVGATRNIPPVECGIDELAELAGIDPLEYRRRLLQHKPRLLGALDLAAEKAGWSTPLAKGRGRGIAVAEDFGSFAAMVAEVSLDGNGRFKTERIVCAVDCGQVINPDTVEAQIQSGVVYGLSAALYGRITVENGAVVEGNFDDAPVLRIHETPPIEVHIVPSAEAPGGIGEVGTPGVAPALLNAIFMATGKRLRTLPIDQGDLRRV
- a CDS encoding (2Fe-2S)-binding protein; the encoded protein is MPYNLTVNGKSYAVDVDGDIPLLWVLRDTIGLTGTKFGCGIAMCGACTVHVDGQAARSCVMPVSEAAEKPITTIEAIGDTPEGKRVQQAWLDIDVVQCGYCQSGQIMSATALIAANPTPTDDDIDAVMAGNICRCGTYPRIRAAIKLAARG
- a CDS encoding Ohr family peroxiredoxin, whose translation is MTEKLLFTGKTHNTSGRDGGTISQDGTLELKLTQPHPAAENLFGAAWSACYLGAIELAALQRKVKLPAGPQVDTEIDLNVNDGSYFLRARLNVRLDGLDRDVAHDIIHAAHDICPYSKAVRGNIDVETNLL
- a CDS encoding MarR family winged helix-turn-helix transcriptional regulator, with amino-acid sequence MSTSKTAKDPGTASAKGGKKLSNFLCFAIYSANLAFGRAYKPLLDKLGLTYTQYVTLVALSEEDDQTVSTLGEKLFLESNTLTPILKKLEADGYLQRRRDPADERQVRLTLTPAGQAVVDAEPGAALTDVIGLGDDFETVQRSVAKLRDNLLGAGQPGNRK
- a CDS encoding DUF3095 family protein, whose amino-acid sequence is MHNTGDATPVRAYREFSRVLDPDVYEPLPDDWLIGITDVVNSTGAIRAGRYEDVNYVGASAIAAIGNARGDFDFPFVFRGDGAAFALAPGGAAMAASALRQLAAFARDRFGLDLRVGLLTVRDIRDHGQDVRIARYAASENATYAMFAGGGLKWAERQLKEGRYLLSPESHGAEPDLTGLACEWRPFPSRQGQILSLLAEPADDVTPERFAAVARAVIAVFDQGPRQSHPLPEEMGVPKDARVRVAPERWAGVAASSDFRKYDDGLRLTVDCTTEQIDRIEAILAAAKARGEVIFGLHRQSHALMTCLVPSARPDAHLHFLDGMDGGYAKAAEMMVPRERLSA
- the greA gene encoding transcription elongation factor GreA, with the protein product MSVAFTKEESAETAAETLLPDRAVSSHPNLVTKAGLTALEAQMQEARVAYEAAATIDDVNEKRRQQAGPLRDVRYLSERLRTAQLMPEPASNEIVAFGSTVTFSRDDGRVQKYRIVGEDEADPKAGSISYVSPVARILMGKAVGDLVTVGDQELEVVAIS
- a CDS encoding phenylacetate--CoA ligase family protein codes for the protein MSPVTAASPTLDRDLLLKAAQERLLRSEWSRVQLRSFQGGALQSALKHAVNASPYYRETIGDRLAQGAALKDLPVLTKRALMENFDRIVTDPRLSRQLVEGHLGGQSSGSLLLGEYRAVATGGTTGERGVAVFDPAAWLSAIANMVRFQAIVGIDETTRSVAIFASSPVHISYHIGVELRALRPPAPRFNVLMPIEEIVEGLNLNQPEVISTYPSFVRVLVGEQQAGRLKIRPRLFRTSAETLTEEVRELAAETWQAAIADSYVCTEAGPMGHECLLGDGLHLAEDSFVFEVVDGDDRPVPDGVEGAKLLVTTLANRALPLVRYEISDIVAMATEPCRCGLPFWRIGSIAGRREETLRLPRRGGGTVNVHAHRLRSPLTGAAGVRQFQFVQLPDGLEIAIAVFEGADAAAVHAAVELGVRAALEAVEAEPAEFRVRVVDAIARSGGGAKQKLVVSGGD
- a CDS encoding glutathione S-transferase family protein, coding for MAEPFVVYGASGSGSVPIEAVLSLIGVPYRVEEHAPWEGKQEADRLARINPLRQVPALALPTGELMTESAAILLWLADAHPQSRLAPAITDPKRPAFLRWMTFVSAAIYALYWITDDPSRIAEREEDHATVKARVFDRVAHCWQRMGAELQPGKYLLGDELSVLDLYVATASRWSPGRRRFYEVAPTLADIVRRVDTDPKLATLWAERFPFTEGWER